One segment of Thioflexithrix psekupsensis DNA contains the following:
- a CDS encoding Npun_R2479 family HD domain-containing metalloprotein, translating to MFNPTGLVIDAFVEQLEQAYRRNYGASEAASGSIIAWAGRMALEHFANSDALYHNMEHTIMVTCVGQEILRGKHIRDGGVSHRDWLNFIISLLCHDIGHIRGICRADSHGRYATGLGGEFVTLPEGATDAAMSPYHVDRGKLFVRERFGGHPIIDAEIIAANIELTRFPVPDNRDHQSTHSYPALIRAADLIGQLADPHYLRKLPALFYEFEETGINKHLDYHSPADLRKSYPAFYWGMVSHYIQDGLNYLRITQEGRQWIANLYAHVFASEHREFSGVIY from the coding sequence ATGTTCAATCCAACGGGTTTAGTTATTGATGCTTTCGTTGAACAATTAGAGCAGGCTTATCGTCGCAATTATGGTGCCTCAGAGGCAGCTAGTGGCTCTATTATTGCGTGGGCAGGTCGCATGGCTTTAGAACATTTTGCCAACAGCGATGCACTCTATCATAATATGGAACATACCATTATGGTCACCTGTGTGGGGCAAGAAATTTTACGCGGAAAACATATCCGAGATGGAGGTGTTTCTCACCGTGATTGGCTGAATTTTATTATTTCTTTATTATGCCATGATATTGGTCACATTCGGGGAATTTGTCGGGCTGATAGTCATGGTCGTTATGCGACGGGATTAGGGGGAGAATTTGTCACTTTACCCGAAGGAGCGACTGATGCTGCGATGTCTCCTTACCATGTGGATCGCGGTAAATTATTTGTGCGAGAACGCTTTGGTGGGCATCCCATTATCGATGCAGAAATTATTGCGGCGAATATTGAATTAACCCGTTTTCCTGTGCCAGATAATCGCGATCATCAAAGCACTCATTCTTATCCTGCTTTGATTCGTGCTGCGGATTTAATTGGACAATTGGCCGATCCACATTATTTGCGTAAATTACCTGCTTTATTTTACGAATTTGAAGAGACAGGTATTAATAAACATTTAGACTATCATTCTCCTGCGGATTTAAGAAAAAGTTACCCTGCATTTTATTGGGGAATGGTCAGTCATTATATTCAAGATGGTTTAAATTATTTACGAATTACGCAAGAAGGGCGACAATGGATTGCTAATTTATACGCTCATGTTTTTGCCTCAGAACACCGCGAATTTTCTGGCGTTATTTATTAA
- the pip gene encoding prolyl aminopeptidase, translating to MRQLYPAIEPYYQGQLKVSELHNLYYEQVGNPNGKPIVFLHGGPGARIESIHRQLFNPELWRIILFDQRGCGRSTPYAELRDNTTWDLVADMEKLREHLGIAQWVVFGGSWGSTLALAYSQTHPDRCRGLILRGIFMLRREELHWFYQQGCSFLFPDIWEQYLAPIPVSERHDLIQAYHRYLNSSDPEIRRVAAKAWSLWEAATCRLLPDPELIAHFTEDEFTAAFARIENHYFVHHGFFESDTQLLDNVGKIRHIPAVIVHGRYDVVCPFKSAWDLHQAWPESKLVIVPDAGHAVMETGIVNALLTATDEFALL from the coding sequence ATGCGTCAACTTTACCCTGCCATTGAACCTTATTATCAAGGTCAATTAAAAGTCTCTGAATTGCACAACTTATATTATGAACAAGTCGGCAATCCAAATGGCAAACCGATTGTTTTTTTACACGGTGGCCCTGGAGCAAGAATAGAATCTATACATCGCCAATTATTTAACCCTGAATTATGGCGAATTATTTTATTCGATCAACGCGGTTGTGGGCGCAGCACGCCTTATGCTGAATTGCGCGACAATACCACGTGGGATTTAGTCGCCGATATGGAAAAATTACGCGAACATTTAGGCATTGCGCAATGGGTAGTTTTTGGAGGCAGTTGGGGCAGCACATTAGCCCTCGCCTATAGCCAAACACATCCTGATCGGTGTCGTGGTTTAATTTTGCGCGGCATTTTTATGTTACGCCGCGAAGAATTGCATTGGTTTTATCAACAAGGATGCAGCTTTTTATTCCCCGATATTTGGGAACAATATCTTGCGCCCATTCCCGTTTCAGAACGCCATGATTTAATTCAAGCCTATCACCGTTATTTAAATAGTTCTGATCCAGAAATTCGTCGAGTGGCCGCAAAAGCATGGAGCTTATGGGAAGCCGCAACGTGTCGTTTATTGCCTGATCCAGAATTAATTGCGCATTTTACGGAAGATGAATTTACCGCGGCTTTTGCGCGTATTGAAAATCATTATTTTGTTCATCATGGTTTTTTTGAAAGCGACACGCAATTATTAGATAATGTAGGAAAAATTCGCCATATTCCCGCGGTGATTGTGCATGGGCGATATGATGTGGTGTGTCCGTTTAAATCCGCGTGGGACTTGCATCAAGCGTGGCCAGAATCCAAATTGGTGATTGTCCCTGATGCGGGACATGCCGTTATGGAAACAGGTATTGTTAATGCCTTATTGACGGCAACGGACGAATTTGCTTTATTATAA
- the gspL gene encoding type II secretion system protein GspL, which produces MRTSLFLRLPTSTTAHYLWTHATQEGELLATGCSEINEINQLPAADTLIALAPTSSLLLTQAHIPTRQWQRVLQAVPYALEDDLAADVDTLHVAVAPHRHAETQVTAAVLSRDLLQHWLNTLNPLKITQLLPDVLAVPYVAESWSFMLLSDQLLIRTGYYQGFAIELEQVSVALSLALAEQENNPPQSLTLYCNAADSHPELIDQLKALNIPLTVQVVQPHVTALWAAFPLKMPTLNLLQGDYRQHTSHPLFMWRAWRMTATLMGLLIMVYLGSEWQGYQQQKNYHQQLTQDIETLYKNTFPDAQRIVNPRVQMEQRLRQLQASYGQQQTQTHFLPWLVRLSPFIKAVSGFLLTRLEYRNNQLELQLELASFEALETLKQQWQQQNMHIEIASAASNRQQRVEARLILRMQ; this is translated from the coding sequence ATGCGCACCTCACTTTTTCTACGCCTACCCACATCGACCACCGCCCATTACCTATGGACGCACGCCACGCAAGAGGGCGAGTTATTAGCCACAGGATGCAGCGAAATCAATGAAATCAATCAGTTGCCTGCTGCGGACACGCTAATTGCCCTCGCGCCCACTTCCTCGCTGCTTTTGACACAAGCCCACATTCCCACCCGTCAATGGCAGCGCGTATTGCAGGCTGTGCCTTACGCCTTAGAAGACGATCTGGCTGCCGACGTGGACACCCTGCACGTTGCCGTCGCGCCCCACCGTCACGCAGAAACCCAAGTCACAGCCGCCGTCCTTTCTCGTGATTTGCTGCAACATTGGCTCAATACATTAAATCCATTAAAAATAACACAATTACTGCCCGATGTATTGGCCGTGCCTTATGTGGCGGAATCGTGGAGCTTTATGTTACTCTCCGATCAACTGCTAATTCGCACGGGCTATTATCAAGGATTTGCTATTGAATTAGAGCAGGTTTCTGTTGCGCTTTCTCTGGCATTAGCCGAACAAGAAAATAATCCACCTCAATCTTTAACGCTTTATTGCAATGCAGCGGACTCTCATCCTGAATTAATCGACCAATTAAAAGCATTAAATATTCCCTTAACGGTACAGGTGGTGCAGCCGCATGTCACTGCGTTATGGGCGGCTTTTCCACTCAAAATGCCTACCCTTAATTTATTGCAAGGCGATTATCGACAACATACATCGCATCCGTTGTTTATGTGGCGAGCATGGCGCATGACGGCCACGCTAATGGGTTTACTGATAATGGTTTATTTGGGTTCAGAATGGCAGGGGTATCAACAACAAAAAAATTATCATCAACAATTAACCCAAGACATAGAAACGTTATATAAAAATACCTTTCCCGATGCCCAAAGAATCGTTAATCCCCGCGTACAAATGGAACAACGATTGCGACAATTACAAGCCAGTTACGGTCAACAGCAAACTCAGACCCATTTTCTGCCTTGGTTGGTGCGATTAAGCCCTTTTATTAAAGCAGTTTCTGGATTTTTATTAACGCGCTTAGAATATCGCAATAATCAGCTAGAATTGCAATTAGAATTGGCCAGTTTTGAAGCCTTAGAAACGTTAAAACAACAGTGGCAACAACAAAATATGCACATCGAAATCGCCTCCGCCGCCAGCAATCGCCAACAACGGGTTGAAGCGCGTTTAATTTTGCGAATGCAATAA
- the pdsS gene encoding proteobacterial dedicated sortase system histidine kinase, with translation MSLTIRSKVLLLSFTLFSIPYVGYEYIREMETYLRNNLEDALREAARTHASVLNGRVELFNRSLVDTLSEESLLFAHSFKNPIKLDGVVDEWTDYLEQAEYYADKHILKNQGIYDPNSLSFRHILGKYRQYLYALFIIKDQRLIYRDARALRLDRSDHIQIMMQQPDEMFGRYLIAPSNSGWVNAYKVDNFMGDLTSVIEPRIHGMWLEQTDGYLLEIRIPLNMIGDKLGFAIADVDDVETREVKTLIGTSAIHNIDTLGNVFIPSPDIEQIMQGLGTTTGRRIWVLDKQHRVLSRTGDLRQNIPLHPLNKLYTFLLPPASENFRDDQAGVSHLGGEEVNRALLGEPMTRWRSTSDDQAVIVSAAHPIWVGDQVMGAVVVEETSNSIQTVQRQAIASLFNRTIVLFLIVTIMLLLFSNWLSFRLRNLRNQAEKAIDSNGRVNVSHIDCSASDEIGDLARSFSSILDKLQHYNIYLASMASRLSHELRTPLAVVRSSLENLEQEPIAEDSNESQIYIERAKAGIHRLNTIITRLSEATRLEQALQHAEKEIFDLVEVISSCVAGYRLIYPDNIFRCDILHAPLMMEGSPDLIAQMLDKLVANAVDFAEKDTPIRIQLSREKNMARLEIINRGALLPIEMQERLFESMVSVRSQPSSKKEPHLGLGLYIVRLIVDYHEGIVRAQNNREASGAVFSIWLPMLLHSQN, from the coding sequence ATGAGTTTAACCATACGCAGTAAAGTGCTGTTATTATCTTTTACGTTATTTAGCATTCCTTATGTCGGTTATGAATATATCCGAGAAATGGAGACTTATTTGCGCAATAATTTAGAAGATGCTTTACGCGAAGCAGCGCGCACCCACGCCAGCGTTTTAAATGGGCGCGTAGAATTATTTAACCGTAGCTTAGTCGATACATTAAGCGAAGAAAGTTTATTATTTGCGCATTCTTTTAAAAACCCGATTAAGCTAGATGGTGTGGTAGATGAATGGACAGATTATTTAGAACAGGCAGAATATTATGCGGACAAGCATATTTTAAAAAATCAAGGTATTTACGATCCCAATTCCTTATCATTTAGACATATTTTAGGGAAATATCGCCAATATTTATATGCACTTTTTATCATCAAAGATCAGCGTCTTATTTACCGTGATGCGCGTGCATTGCGTTTAGATCGCAGCGATCATATACAAATCATGATGCAACAGCCTGATGAAATGTTTGGTCGCTACTTAATTGCCCCTTCAAATTCGGGTTGGGTGAATGCTTATAAAGTCGATAATTTTATGGGCGATTTAACCAGTGTTATTGAGCCGCGCATTCATGGAATGTGGTTAGAACAAACGGATGGTTATCTTTTAGAAATTCGCATTCCATTAAATATGATTGGCGATAAATTAGGTTTTGCGATTGCGGATGTGGATGATGTAGAAACGCGAGAAGTTAAAACGCTCATTGGCACTTCAGCCATTCATAACATTGACACTTTGGGTAATGTCTTTATTCCATCACCCGATATAGAACAAATTATGCAAGGATTAGGCACGACAACAGGGCGGCGCATTTGGGTTTTAGATAAACAACATCGCGTCCTCAGTCGCACGGGTGATTTACGCCAAAACATTCCGCTACATCCATTAAATAAGTTATATACTTTTTTATTGCCGCCCGCTTCGGAAAATTTCCGAGACGATCAAGCGGGTGTGTCGCATTTGGGGGGAGAAGAGGTGAATCGTGCCTTGCTTGGCGAGCCGATGACACGCTGGCGTTCGACTTCGGACGATCAAGCCGTAATCGTCTCGGCGGCGCATCCAATATGGGTAGGAGATCAGGTGATGGGCGCGGTGGTGGTGGAAGAAACCAGTAATAGCATTCAAACAGTACAACGCCAAGCCATTGCCAGTTTATTTAATCGTACGATTGTGCTTTTTTTAATCGTGACTATTATGCTGCTTTTATTTTCTAATTGGCTTTCTTTTCGCTTGCGCAATTTAAGAAATCAAGCCGAAAAAGCGATTGATAGTAATGGGCGTGTCAATGTGTCGCATATTGATTGTTCAGCGAGCGATGAAATTGGTGATTTAGCGCGCAGTTTTTCTAGCATTTTAGATAAATTGCAACATTACAATATTTATTTAGCCAGTATGGCCAGTCGGCTTTCGCACGAATTAAGAACGCCATTAGCGGTGGTGCGCTCTTCTTTAGAGAATTTGGAGCAAGAACCTATTGCCGAAGATTCCAATGAATCGCAAATTTATATTGAGCGCGCAAAAGCAGGCATTCATCGGCTCAATACCATTATTACGCGCCTTAGCGAAGCCACTCGTTTAGAGCAGGCTTTACAACATGCCGAAAAAGAAATTTTTGATTTAGTGGAAGTGATCAGCAGTTGTGTGGCGGGTTATCGTTTGATTTATCCTGACAATATATTTCGATGCGATATTTTACACGCGCCTTTAATGATGGAAGGTTCTCCCGATTTAATTGCGCAAATGCTGGATAAATTGGTTGCTAATGCGGTGGATTTTGCAGAAAAAGATACACCTATTCGCATTCAATTAAGTCGAGAAAAAAATATGGCGCGTTTAGAAATTATAAATCGTGGTGCGTTATTACCAATAGAAATGCAGGAGCGTTTATTTGAATCGATGGTATCCGTACGCTCCCAACCCAGTTCTAAAAAAGAACCGCATTTGGGTTTAGGATTATATATTGTGCGTTTAATTGTGGATTATCATGAGGGCATTGTGCGCGCTCAAAACAATCGTGAAGCCTCTGGTGCGGTGTTTAGTATTTGGCTGCCCATGTTATTGCATTCGCAAAATTAA
- a CDS encoding glycoside hydrolase family 3 protein: protein MSKSHFFSSSFSRRQFLKYALHSSVAMALPTSLCRAENNYFANSSVPLDIKIGQMFVVGFRGLIATAKEKIVKDIQQYHLGGVIFFDYDTELRRNKRNIESFTQLKNLIADLQSFSQIPLLTCIDYEGGRVDRLKPRYAFPPTYSAQSLGNKPIEFTFNAASEMAKLLSELGIKLNFAPVVDLNLYPNNPIIGKLERSFSPDPEQVIHHALAFINAHHQYGIKCTLKHFPGHGSSTEDSHLQLVDITETWSEQELNPFSSIINAGKADAIMTAHLIHRKLDPDYPATLSPAIINGLLRQKLHYNGVIFSDDIQMGAIRKQYTLETALKKAIHAGVDIIIMGNNIGKFDPDVASKGIEIIKKAVAEGEISPQRIEQSFQRIQRLKGWVI, encoded by the coding sequence ATGTCTAAGTCCCATTTTTTCTCATCTTCTTTTTCTCGTCGTCAATTTCTCAAATATGCTTTACACAGTAGCGTAGCGATGGCTTTGCCTACGAGTTTATGCCGTGCAGAAAATAATTATTTTGCCAATTCTTCCGTACCATTAGACATTAAAATAGGACAAATGTTTGTGGTTGGATTTCGTGGTTTAATCGCCACTGCTAAAGAAAAAATTGTAAAAGATATACAACAATACCATTTAGGTGGCGTAATTTTTTTTGATTATGATACTGAATTAAGACGCAATAAACGCAATATTGAATCTTTTACGCAATTAAAAAATCTAATTGCTGATTTACAGTCTTTTAGTCAAATTCCTCTGCTGACGTGTATTGATTACGAAGGAGGAAGAGTGGATCGCTTAAAACCCCGTTATGCGTTTCCGCCTACTTATTCGGCACAATCTTTGGGGAATAAACCGATTGAATTTACTTTTAATGCAGCCAGCGAAATGGCAAAATTACTCAGTGAATTAGGGATTAAACTTAACTTTGCGCCTGTGGTGGATTTAAACCTTTATCCGAATAATCCAATTATTGGCAAATTAGAACGTAGCTTTTCTCCCGATCCAGAACAAGTGATTCACCATGCTTTAGCCTTTATTAATGCCCACCATCAATATGGCATTAAATGCACATTAAAACATTTCCCTGGTCATGGCAGCTCTACGGAAGATTCTCATTTACAATTAGTGGACATTACTGAAACTTGGTCAGAACAAGAATTAAACCCCTTTAGCAGCATTATTAATGCAGGCAAGGCCGATGCCATTATGACAGCTCATTTAATTCATCGTAAACTCGATCCTGATTATCCTGCCACCTTATCCCCAGCGATCATTAATGGACTATTACGCCAAAAATTACACTATAATGGGGTTATTTTCTCAGACGATATTCAAATGGGCGCAATCCGCAAACAGTACACGTTAGAGACGGCTTTAAAAAAAGCCATTCATGCCGGTGTCGATATAATTATTATGGGAAATAATATTGGAAAATTCGATCCCGATGTCGCCAGTAAAGGCATAGAAATCATTAAAAAAGCAGTCGCAGAAGGAGAAATTTCTCCCCAACGCATAGAACAATCTTTTCAACGCATTCAACGCTTAAAAGGTTGGGTGATATAA
- a CDS encoding Uma2 family endonuclease, with protein sequence MQWHEVIEYPSSNYHGRLQMQIGQKLAHYLPHGEVIAECSIQTDDNVKVADLVWASNAFIQDYAYKTLYPKAPEICIEIILPSNSQQEMQQKIKLYLDRGALEVWIIHEDKTIDIYSSHGKIERSQLVANWAEMTI encoded by the coding sequence ATGCAATGGCATGAAGTTATTGAATATCCTTCTTCAAATTATCACGGTCGATTGCAAATGCAAATCGGTCAAAAGTTAGCGCATTATTTGCCTCATGGCGAAGTGATTGCCGAATGTTCTATTCAAACAGATGATAATGTTAAAGTGGCTGATTTAGTTTGGGCATCGAATGCGTTTATTCAAGATTATGCGTATAAAACCCTTTATCCCAAAGCTCCTGAAATTTGTATAGAAATTATTTTGCCTTCCAATTCTCAACAAGAAATGCAGCAAAAGATAAAACTTTATTTAGATCGCGGTGCATTAGAAGTATGGATAATTCACGAAGATAAAACCATAGATATTTATTCATCGCACGGCAAAATAGAGCGGAGCCAATTGGTTGCTAATTGGGCAGAAATGACAATATAA
- a CDS encoding general secretion pathway protein GspK, which yields MPNKKQQGMVLIIVLWFIILVTILVFTLASETRLSATMVSHHQQAVMQRADLLKALRLAEMELLLSRMPEPPKKDNEEELEDRKNPYYRFDGRPLTLSYPNQPENIVIRIYDHAGRLNLRRLAPHQMQALLTRYIGTEDKERLNQLMDAWQDWIDPDDLERLNGAESKYYQDLENPYEPRQGLLETVEELLLIRGFAEIFTLRDLNSAFTIYGNNNGINPNLASREILETVPGLSAESIEKILQARQEKEFKNNQDLNEIMEATELNEFIPWIHFTNSSFYTIALQIIDPNITTPPDPDEVQQAFMVTVQVMGTSRPPQVLRVDPYGVLPDSGYAFLPAIDKAEDNIN from the coding sequence ATGCCGAACAAAAAACAACAAGGAATGGTTTTAATTATTGTTCTTTGGTTTATCATATTAGTGACCATTTTGGTGTTCACTTTAGCCAGTGAAACGCGCTTGTCGGCCACGATGGTTTCTCATCATCAACAGGCAGTGATGCAACGTGCTGATTTGTTAAAAGCCTTGCGTTTGGCGGAAATGGAATTATTATTGTCCAGAATGCCAGAGCCACCCAAAAAAGATAATGAAGAAGAATTGGAAGATCGTAAAAACCCTTATTATCGTTTTGATGGCCGTCCTTTAACCTTATCTTATCCCAATCAACCCGAAAACATTGTTATCCGCATTTATGATCATGCAGGACGTTTAAATTTACGTCGATTAGCACCGCACCAAATGCAGGCTTTATTAACGCGCTATATTGGCACGGAGGATAAAGAACGTTTAAATCAATTAATGGACGCATGGCAAGATTGGATTGATCCTGATGATTTAGAACGCCTAAATGGCGCAGAATCAAAATATTATCAGGATTTAGAAAATCCTTATGAGCCGCGTCAAGGTTTATTAGAAACAGTGGAAGAATTATTATTAATTCGGGGTTTTGCAGAAATCTTTACGTTGCGGGATTTAAATTCTGCATTTACCATTTACGGTAATAATAATGGTATTAATCCCAATTTAGCCAGCCGAGAAATTTTAGAAACTGTCCCCGGTCTTTCTGCGGAAAGCATCGAAAAAATTTTACAAGCACGGCAAGAAAAAGAATTTAAAAATAATCAAGATTTAAACGAAATTATGGAAGCCACAGAATTAAACGAATTCATCCCTTGGATTCATTTTACTAACAGCTCATTTTACACCATTGCTTTGCAAATCATTGACCCCAATATCACTACACCTCCTGATCCCGATGAAGTCCAACAGGCTTTTATGGTGACGGTGCAGGTCATGGGAACATCGCGGCCGCCGCAAGTTTTGCGGGTTGATCCTTATGGTGTTTTACCCGATTCGGGATATGCTTTTTTACCCGCTATAGATAAAGCAGAAGATAATATTAATTAA
- the pdsR gene encoding proteobacterial dedicated sortase system response regulator, which produces MGKRIAIVEDELAIRENYAAVLRRQGYEVNTYSNRREAMHTFRIRLPELVLLDIVLEDEAEGGFDLCREVRSLSHYLPIIFLTARDSEFDMVSGLRLGADDYLTKDISSHHLLARIAALFRRVDALRNPPSEESIMERGPLLMDSHRLTTTWRGTLVELTLTEFWIVYALAKHPGHVKDRDQLMHEANVLVDDSTITSHIKRIRKKFMAIDPQFKAIDTVYGMGYRWKTNS; this is translated from the coding sequence ATGGGAAAGCGCATTGCGATTGTTGAAGATGAATTAGCCATTCGAGAGAATTATGCAGCGGTGCTGCGTCGTCAGGGTTATGAAGTTAATACCTATTCTAATCGGCGGGAAGCGATGCACACTTTTCGCATTCGATTACCTGAATTGGTTTTATTAGATATTGTGTTGGAAGATGAAGCGGAAGGGGGATTTGATTTATGTCGAGAAGTGCGCAGTTTATCCCATTATTTACCGATTATATTTTTAACAGCGCGTGACAGTGAATTTGACATGGTTTCAGGCTTGCGTTTAGGCGCAGATGATTACCTCACAAAAGACATTAGTTCGCACCATTTATTAGCACGAATTGCGGCTTTATTTCGGCGCGTTGATGCCCTGCGCAATCCACCCAGCGAAGAAAGCATAATGGAACGTGGCCCATTATTAATGGATAGCCACCGTTTAACCACCACTTGGCGCGGTACATTAGTGGAATTAACACTGACAGAATTCTGGATTGTTTATGCGTTAGCTAAACATCCTGGACATGTCAAAGATCGCGATCAATTAATGCACGAAGCCAATGTATTGGTAGACGACAGTACCATTACTTCACATATTAAGCGCATTCGTAAAAAATTCATGGCCATTGACCCTCAATTTAAAGCCATTGATACGGTTTATGGCATGGGGTATCGTTGGAAAACCAATTCATGA